In the genome of Armatimonadota bacterium, the window AGGACTCCGGGGACAGCCTCGAGCCGAAGACGCTCCCCCAGGTGAAGCCGATGTCGCGCGACGAACAGCTTGCCTTTGAGAAGGACCTGCTCGGGCTGTACGTCTCGGATCACCCGCTCGCCCAGTTCCAGGAGAGGTTCGCCGCGTTCGTCACCGCCACGAGCGACAAGATCAGGGAGATGGCCGACAAGCAGGAGGTAGTGATCGCCGGCGTGATCTCCCGCATGCGCAAGCACTTCACCAAGAAGAACAACGAGCCGATGGTCTTCCTCACTATCGAGGACCTGACCGGCTCGGTGGACGTCACCGCGTTCCCCCAGGTCTACAACGACTACAGGGACGTGATCGCGCAGGACGCGGTCGTCGTCGTGCGGGGGAGGACGAACCACCGCGAGCGGCCCGGCGCTGACGGCGAGACGACCTGCGAGATCGGGATCATCTGCGAGTCGATCCAGGCGCTCGGGAACGGCAAGAACGGCAACGGAAACGGCTCCGGCGTCAAGTGCGTGACCATACAGCTCGCCAGGTCCGACCGCGAGAAGCTGAAACTGCTGAAGGGCATCTTTTCCAAGCACTCCGGCGAGAGCCCGGTCTACTTCGTCGTGACCGCCGGCGGGAGGCCGACGAAGGTCTCCGCCGAGTCGAAGGTCGAGCCGTCCCCTAAGCTCATCCAGGAGATCGAGAAGGTCCTCGGCAAGGAAGCGGTGACGGTGGAGCAGGGATAGTTGCGTACGGAATACTGATTCCCCCTCGCCCTGAGAGCGAGGGGAAGTCACTCATCATCCCCCCTCCCCTGAGAGGGAGGGGGTCAGGGGGAGGGGTTTGAGGCGTCCGGCCGAACCGAACCCCCCTCCCCGGCCCTCCCCCTCACAGGGGGGAGGGAGTGAGTATTCCCCCTCCCCTGAGAGGGAGGGGGCCAGGGGGAGGGGCGTGCCACGTGAGGCATTACGACAGGGACCTGGTCCTGCGTGCAAGGCAGCTTCGCTCGGGCGCAACCTCCGCTGAGAACATCCTCTGGCAGAAGCTTCGGCGCAAGCAGATCAACGGCAGGAGGTTTCGGAGGCAGCAGCCGATCGGACCATTCGTCGTAGACTTCTACTGCCCGGAACTCACAATCGCAATCGAACTCGATGGTGACTCGCACGGCGGTAAGGAGTCGCAGGATAAATCGCGGCAGGAGTTCCTGGAGGCGCAAGGTCTAGCCGTGCTGAGGTTCTGGAATTCCGATGTCTGGCAGAACCTCGACGGCGTGTTGCAGACCATATACTCTGCGTGCGGCCGCGAGCCGGAGTGAACGCGCCTCATCCCCCCTCCCCAGCCCTCCCCCTCAGAGGGGGGAGGGAGTACCGCTTCCGGTTGACAACCCCATCGCCCCGCGCTAGACTGGCGGCAACGACCCTTGGAAGGAACTCCTCATGAAGACCGCCTGTTTCGCCCTGATGCTTCTACTGACCGCCAACGCCGCCCGCGCGGGAGCGCTCGCCGGGAAGTCCATGACCCTGTCGCCCGGCCACGGCCTCGTGTGGAACGGCAAGGAATACGGCACCCAGCGGCCCATCACGTGCGGCGGCGAACTCCGCGCGGAGGACGATCGGAACGTCGAGCACGCGGCGTGGCTCGAGACGTACCTGCGGAACGACGGCATGACCGTGCACACCATGCGCTGCACGGACAAGAACTACGGCGACCACCCCAGCGGCAATCCCTGGTGGCGGATGGCCTCGGTCTACTGGCTCGAGCACAAGGGCTACCCGTGTACCGTCTGGGGCAGCCTCTCGGACTGCCAGACATCATCCGGGGAGAGCGAATGGAACGATGACGTCCGCGCCCGCCCGCTCGCCTCGAACCAGGACAAGACCGACATCTACATCTCGGTCCACACGAACGCGTCGTCCGGCCACTGCGAGGGCCCGAACTGCCCGACCGGCTCCGTTATGTACTACGACTGCGGGAGATCGCACGCGGAATGGTGCGACGGCAGCCGAAGGCTGGGCGAGATGGCCAACAGCGCGATGATCGATGCCATCCACCACGGTATACCGATGCCCGAGTGGAAGGACCGTGGCGTCGCCGACTCGAACGGCCGATTCGGCGAGATCCGCATCCCCGAGCGCCCGGCGGTCCTGCTCGAACTCGGCTTCCACGACAGCTGCGACACGGACGTGCTCAACCTGAAGGACGACTTCTTCCGGTGCGCGGCGATGTGGGGGCTGTACAAGGGCGTCTGCGACTACTTCGGCGTCGCGCCGACCAGGGACTTCTACTCGAGCGAACTCGTGAGCCACACGATCCCGAACAGCATGGCGCCGGGCGAAACGAAATCGGCCAGCATTACGTTCAGGAATATGGGCGTGCTCTGGAACGAGGAGCGCGGGTTCAAACTCGGGGCGCTGGGCGGCTCCGACCCGTTCGCGGACGCCCTCTATCAGGACGTGATCGCTGAAGTCGGCCCGAACGGGACGGTGACGTTCACCTTCGACCTGACCGCGCCCAACGAGCCGGGGTTCTACGCGTCGGGCTGGCGGATGATCCGCGAGGGCGGGCCCTGGTTCGGCGACGTGGCCGTCTCGGCGGTGAGGGTCCGCTAAGATGTAGTCCGAATGGAGGCCGTGAGATGAGAAACGTCTTGTGGGCCGTGTGCGGCGTAATCATCGTCCTTGTTCTTGCCGCGGTTCTGTTTCCCTTCTCCGTACACGATGGCGGTCGTCCGTCGCTCTCGACACAGTGCATGCGGAATCTCAGCAAGCTGGGCATGGCGACTGAGATGTACATGTCCGAGCATGATTACCGCTTCCCTCCGGTGAAGACCTGGAACGATGCTCTGAAAGAGCCTCTGACACGGATCTCCCGGTCGCCCAGTGACACCGACAAGCTGTTCATATGCCCTTCAGAGGTGAACGACCGGAGCGCGCCCTCCTACGCCGTGAACGCTCGGCTCGATGGGCTATCCGAGCGCGACGTAGCCGATCCTACATACACGGTGCGCTACTTCGAGTCGATGCCCGGCCGCAACCTCCACGGAGGCCCCGAGCTTTTCCCGCCGGAACCGAGGCATGAGATGGGATACGCGGTCTGCTACGCGGACGGCCATGTAGGATTCGTGCCGAAGTCCGAGATCGGCAAGCTGAAGTGGGAGCCGCAGTCCGCCAAACCGCGCTCAACCGAGAGACCTCCTGTAGGGCCGGGCGGTTGAAACCGCGGCAACGAAGGCACGAAGTGTCCCTGCGGACACTGGGAGGCCGTTGAACGGCTCCCCTGGGGTTCCAGTCCACGGAGGTGGACTTCGTGCCTTCGTTGCCGTGACTTCAGTCGCCCGGATGCTGAACTTGCTTGCATTCCCCTCGCACATCTGGGTATAACTATCCCAGCACATGGAAAAGACAGAACTGCCGATAACGGCTATGGCATGCTCGCACCGGGCGATCGGGGCGAGTCGGTGTTTTCGAACGGAGTGGTGAAATGAGCGAAGACGAGAAGGTGCGCGTCGAGGTCGGCGGCGGGTCGGTCAACGTGACGGGCGAGAAGGGCGAGCAGGTTCACGTCGGCCCCGGCGGGGTCTACGTCAAGGACAAGGACTCGGAGGTCAGGGTGAACTGGACCGGCGTCCGCGTGCGGGATGGCGAGACGAACATTGACATCAGCGTGTGGAAGCCGCTGGTGTGCTGCGGCGTCGCGGCGATCGTGTTCATCGCGATCCTGACTGCCGTGGTGGTGAGTATAGTGAAGTACTTGATGTAGAGCGACCTGCATGGAAAAGATTGATCTCCCCGTCACCGGTATGACGTGCGCGCACTGCGCCGCGCGGATCGAGAAGGGCCTCCAGGGATTGGAGGGGGTCGAGTCCGCCGTCGTCAGCTTCGCGACCGAGCGGGCGACGGTCACCTTCGACCCCGGCGTGGTCAGCGTCGAACAGATCATCCAACTCATCCGCGACACCGGCTACGACGTCGCGGCCGAGCAGATGACGCTCCCCGTCGAGGGGATGACCTGCGCCTCATGCGCCGCCAAAATCGAGCAGGTCCTCAACAAGCTCGACGGCGTGACCTCCGCGGCCGTGAACCTCGCCACCGAGCGCGTTACGATCGACTACATCCCCGCCGTCATCTCGCCCGACGAGTTCAAGCGGATGATCGAGGAACTCGGATACACCGTTCCTGATGAGCAGATCGAGGCCCCGGACCGCGAGCGACTCACCCGCGAGGCGGCGTACCGGACGCTGCTAACCAAGACCGTCGTGTGCGCCATCATCACCGTCCCGATCGTGATCGGGAGCCTGACCGGCATGCTTCCTGCGTGGCTGCTGTGGGTCCTCGCGACACCGGTCCAGTTCTGGGGCGGCCGGCAGTTCTACAACGGCGCAATCGCCGCCGCGAGACACCGCACGACCGACATGAACACGCTGATCGCGGTCGGCAGTTCGGCGGCGTACTTCTACAGCGTCGGGGTGATCCTATTCCCCGGCTTCTTCGCCCATGCGAAAGGCATCGAAGCCGCGCTCTATTTCGACACGTCGGCGGTCATCATCACGCTCATCCTCTTCGGCCGGCTGCTCGAACTCCGGGCGCGCGGGCGGACCTCGGAGGCGATCCGGCGCCTCATCGGCCTCCAGCCGAAGACCGCGCGAGTTGTCCGCGACGATCAGGAGTCGGACATCCCGGTCGAGCAGGTGCAGGTCGGCGACATCATCATCGTCCGGCCCGGCGAGAAGATCCCGGTCGATGGAGTCGTCGTAGACGGGCGCTCGGCGGTCGATGAGTCGATGATCTCCGGCGAGCCGATCCCCGTCACCAAGCAGGAGGGCGATGAGGTCATCGGCGCGACGATCAACAAGACCGGCAGCTTCCGTTTCCGCGCGACCCGCGTCGGGAAGGACACGACCCTCGCGCAGATCATCAAGCTGGTCGAGCAGGCGCAGGGCTCGAAGGCGCCGATCCAGCGGCTGGCGGATGTGATCGCGAGCTACTTCGTCCCGACTGTCATCGGGATCGCTATACTGACCTTCATCGTCTGGCTCGCATTCGGACCGCAGCCGGCGTTCAACTACGCGCTCCTCAGCTTCGTGGCCGTGCTGATCGTCGCGTGTCCCTGCGCGCTCGGGCTGGCGACCCCGACGGCGATCATGGTCGGGACCGGCAAGGGCGCGGAGAACGGCGTGCTGATCAAGAGTGGCGGGGCCCTGGAGACGGCGCACCGGCTGAATGCGATCGTGCTCGACAAGACCGGCACGCTCACGGAGGGAAAGCCGGTCGTGACTGATATCGTTCCGATCGATATGGATGAGGCCGAACTCCTCCGGCTGGCCGCATCCGCCGAACGGGTCTCGGAGCATCCGCTCGGCGAAGCAATCGTCCGCGCCGCCGAGGAGCGCGGGATCGAGACGGTTGCCCCGACCGAGTTCGACTCGGTGACCGGGGCGGGCATCCGCGCCACGGTTGATGGGCATGAGGTGCTGGTCGGGAATCAGAAACTGATGTCCCATTCGTCCCATGAGTCCTATCAGTCCCATGGGACCGATGAGACCTATGAGACGTATGCTGCTCAGGGCAAGACCCCCGTCTTCGTCGCGATAGACGGCAAGCCCGCCGGGGTGATCGCCATCGCCGACACGCTCAAGGCGCACTCGTCCGATGCCGTTCGGGCGCTGCGGGATATGGGCCTCGAGGTCGTCATGATCACCGGCGACCACCGGCAGACGGCGGAGGCGATCGCGCATCAGGCGGGCATCGAGCGCGTCATGGCCGAGGTGCTCCCTCAGCAGAAGGCCGAGGCGGTGAAGTCGCTCCAGGATGAGGGCAAGGTCACGGCGATGGTCGGCGACGGGATCAACGACGCCCCGGCGCTCGCACAGGCGGACATCGGGATCGCGATTGGCACCGGCACCGACGTGGCGATGGAGACGGCGGACGTCACGCTGATCAGTGGCGACCTCCGCGCGGTGGTGACGGCGATCGCCTTGAGCAGGGCCACGATGCGCACGATCCGCCGGAACCTTTTCTGGGCGTTCTTCTACAATGTGATCCTCATCCCGGTCGCGGCGGGGGTGCTCTATCCGCTCTTCGGCGTCTTCCTCGACCCGATGTGGGCGGCGGGCGCGATGGCGCTCAGCTCGGTCTCGGTCGTCAGCAACTCCCTCCGCCTAAGGCGCTTCCGTCCGTCCACTTTGTAACCGCCGATGAACGCGGATGTACGCTGATTCGGAGTGCGGAAGCGGAGTTCTGACGGAGTTCTCGCCACGGCAGGCGGTCGTCATGCTGAACTTGGTTCAGCATCCATCCGGAAGATTCTGGATCCTGAGTCGAGTTCAGGATGACGCGCGACAGTTTTCGGCAGGCAAAAACGGCCGCGCGCGGCGTCTATGTAAGTGGAGAGGACGATGGACGACGCCGACGCACAGGTCTCGATGAGTATCGGAGCGACAGCGGTGCGCGATCATGCGGACAGGGAAACGGCGCTGGAGGACGCGTACGACGAGTACGCGCTCTCCCTATACCGATACGCGCTCTCGATTCTCGGTTCGGCCGACGATGCCGAGGACGCGGTGCAGGAGGTCTTTATCCGGCTCGCCCGGGACCGCAAACTCCTGCGCAGAGCCCGGAGCGTCAAGGCCTACCTGCTGACCGCCGCACGCAACTCCGCCTACAGCATACTCCGCGCCCGACGCTGTCGCGACTGGCTGACCGAGGACCTGCGGTGGGATTCGCATCCGCCCGCCTCGGGCGTCGCGGAATCCGTCGTCCAATCTAACGCGCTGCGCGAGGCGCTTGCCGAACTCCCGGTCGAACAGCGCGAGGTGCTCGTGCTGAAGGCATACGAGGGGCTGACGTTTCGGGAGATCGCCCAGGTGTCCGGCGCTTCCGTGAGCACGGTCACGAGCCGGTACCAGTACGGGATCGCCAGGCTGAGGCGCGCGCTGGGGGAGGACCAGGATGGATGACAGACGGATAGAGGAGATGCTTCGCCGATCGTGGCAGCCGCAGCCGCCGGACGGCATGCGGGAGCGCATCCTTCGCCGGAGCCGGCAGGAACTCGAGCGCCGGCGTCCGATATGGCGGTTCGCCCTGCGCAGGCCGGTGTTCGCCGCGCTGGCGCTGGCGGTCTTGCTGGCGGTCAACGTCTCCGACCACTACCGTCAGGCGCGCATCTCCGCGATGACCGAGGCGGGCGGCGCGAGAACCGTCCCCGGCGGCCTGCTGAGGCAGCGCAGGGATATGGAGAAGCTGCTCGTCCAGGGCTTCTCGGACCGCTGGACTACTCAAGAGGGAGGCGAGCGACTATGAAACGGACTGTGAACGGCGACTGCTTCCCCACGTTTCGGCGGATCGGCGGGAAGCTCGTCCGCGCGGCGAAATGGACGGGCAAGGCCCTGGTGATACTGGTGATCCTGCTCGCGGTTGCGCACGGGATCGCCACCTTTATCACCGGCCGAAAGCTGGAGTCGGACATCAGGGCGTTGAAGGCGAAGGGCGAACTCCCCTCTATCACCGAGCTCGTCGGTCCGAAGGTCCCGGACGCCGAGAACGCCGCGCTGGTGTACGCCGAGGCCTTCAAACTCCTGCCTTCACCGGGAACCGACCGCGAGGACTACGAGCAGTTGGCGGATTTCGCGGACGCCGAGAAGCGGAAGGCCGACCCGGGCAGTTGGGACAAGGCCCGCGCGGCGATAGGGGCCTATGACAGAGCCTTGGAGCTAGCAGAGCGCGCGGCGTCCATGGAGCGTTGCCGGTTCCCGGTCAAGTGGGAGGACGGGTTCGCGGCCCTGTTTCCGCACTACCGTTCGCTCAGGGGGCTGGCCCGGCTGGCGAACGCACGCGGGCTGATCGCCGCAAGGGACGGCAAAATGGACGAGGCCGCGCGGTTCATGGGGCTCAGCCTGCGAATCGCGCGTTCCGTCGAGGGCGAGCCCACCCTCATATCGGTGCTCGTGCGCGCCGCGATCATCAACATGACCTGCCGCAACCTTCGGGACGCGGCGCCATACGTTAGCCTGACCGAAGACCAGACGGCTCGGTTGTCCGAATCACTCGCGGAGGCCGACCTCCGGCCGCATTACCGCCTTGCAATGCAGGGGGAGAGGGACGCGGGGCTTCTGGCGTTCCGGGAGCTGCGCGACGATCCGTCCGCGTTCGGCGAGCTGACGGACGTGCAGATTCCGCTTGCGCGGCTGACAGTCTTCGCCGCGCGGCCCGTGCTCTATGCGGACGAGCGGTTCTACCTGGGGCTGATGGGCAAGATCATCGCCGACGCGGAGAAGCCGATCAGGGACTCCGGCCTGAAGGACCTGGAGGGCCTGCATCTGTTGTACAGACCCGTCACGAGCATGATCCTGCCGGTAGTCAGCGGCGTGAAGTCACGGGTCTACGAAGCTCTGGCCGAGACGCGCGTCTGCCGGGTCGGCCTGGAACTCAGTGCGTATGAGCGTCGGCACGGGACGTACCCCGACAGCCTGGCCGGGTTGGGCGTTTCCGACCCTGAGATGCTCGAGGACCCGCTCAGCGGAAAGGCTCTTATCTACAAGAGGCAGGGGAAGGGCTTCGTCCTGTACAGCGTCGGCAAGGACATGAAGGACGACGGCGGGAAGCCGCTGAGCGACGGGCGGAGCGGTCCTTCGAAGGGGGACATCGCCTGGCGGGTGGAGAAGTGATCGGCTGCCGGTGACGAGCGGCCTGGCCGTCATGCCGGACTTGATCCGGCATCCACGCGGCGTGGGCCCCGAGTCCCCCTAGCTCCCGGCCTCACCTGGAAGCCGTCTCTCGATACGGTTTCTCCGAAACCTACTCGAGACTCTCGGCTCCGGTCTCCGGATACCGGTTACTGATCGCACATCACTCCCGGTGGGCGGGGCCCGTGTTCCATCCCTCCGCCGTGAAGGGGCCGGGCGCCTTCGCACCCCGCTCCCGCGGAACGCACTTCACGACTACCGTCTCCGAGTCGCCAGGTGCGATCAGCAGGTAGTTCCGCCCGTAGTAGGCCCCCCAGCCCGGGCAGTCCGTCGTGACCTTCACGAAGAACGCGTAGTTCCCGCCCGTGTTGCGCACGGTGACCGGCACCTCCGCGTGCCCGTCCTCGAGCCCGACCGCCTTGCCCTGCTCGACCTCGATCGTCGTCGGCGGGAGCGCGAGCAGCCTGTCGAATATCGGGGGCGGGTTCGCGCTCATCAGGTAGCTGTTCCTCGAAAGCTCCTCCCCGCCCGGGCCGACCAGCCGCGCCTCCAGCACGAAGAGCCGCTCGAACCCCGGCTCGATCCGCCAGGAGACGTCACCCGCGATCACCGCCGCGTTCTCGGCCAGGTCGAGCCTCTCGCCGCCGGACAGGAACACGTCGCCCTCCGTGCCGACGATCGTCCAGACCACCGCGCAGTCTCTCAGCGCCGGGCCGGAGTTGTTCGCCCACAACTGCGCGCGGAACTCCTCGCCGGGCTTCCATCCGAGCCTGTCGTACTTCGCGCTGACGTGGACCGGCTCGTAGGCCGACTTGACCGCGTAGTAGGCGGGCTTGGGGCGCAGGAAGTAGTCCACCGCGTTCGTGCAGGTCAGGTTCGGCCAGGGCTCGTTGAACTGCCAGGGTATCGTGCCGCCCGACGCGTACTTCCGCCGGCGGTTCTGCTCGACCGCGTACCGGAGGCCCTCCCACTGGACGAACCGGCTCATCCGTGCGAACGTCTCGACGTCCGGCAGCGGGCCGAAGATCTCCTCCAGTACGCCGGTGTTGATCCACCACTCGCCGCGGTGCGCCCACAGCTCGTTCCGCGGCGAGATCGGAGTCGGGTCGGAATGCTTCAGGACCTCGCGGATCGTCTCGATGTTCGCGGCGCCCTCGCACCCGAACTCGCTGTGGAATGCGGAGCGCCGCGCGTTGTTGATCTCGTAGTGCTTCTCGGGGCCGAAATACTGCCAGTCGCCGTGGATGTCTATCTCGAGGGGCTCGCCTTCCTCGAACGTGCGCATCGGCGAGGTCGGGAGGTAGATCTTCTGCGGGTCGAGCACCTCCACGGCCTCGCGCATCGTCCGGAGGGCCTCGTCGTCGCGGCCTTTCCAGGTCAGCTCGTTCCCGCCGCACCAGACGGCGTGGCAGGCCCGGTTCCTCCGGCGGGGGATGATGTTTTCCGCCGCGCGCCGGATCATGTTCAGGTACGCCGGGTCGTTCGGCGGGTCGTTGTCGAGGCCGGACGAGGAGAGGATGAACTCCTGCCAGACCATGATGCCGAGCCGGTCGCAGGCGGCGTAGAACTCGTCCTTCTCGATGAGGCCGCCGCCCCACACCCGCAGGAGGTTGACGTTAGCCTCCTTCGCCAGCCTGACGAGTCGCTCGTACCGTTCCGCCGTCACCGTCCCGTACATCGAGTCCGCCGGCACCCAGTTCCACCCCTTCAGGTAGATGCGCTTGCCGTTCACCTCGAAGTTCCAGGGCAGGAGGCCCTCGTCGAGCCCGGGGTTCGGGACGAGGCGCACCCGCTTGAAGCCGAAGTGGAACTCCCGCCGGTCCAGCTCAACGCCGTCCTCCGATACGACCAGCACCTCGGCGAAGTAGAGGTTCGGGTCGCCGTGACCGTTCGGCCACCACAGGCGGGGGTTTTTGACGGCGAAGAGCTGAGAGACCTCGGCAAGCCCGGAGACCCGGACGACCTCGCTCTGCCCGGCGACCTGCGCGTCCTCGAGGAGGATCCTCGTCTGCACGGTGACCCGCATCGGCCGCTCGGAGCGGACCTTCGTGCGCATCATCAGGTTCGCGGACTTCAGGTCGTCCGAGAGCTCGGAGTTCGCCCAGGAGTCCTCGATGCGCGCCCCGCCGGTCACGACCAGCTTCACGTCGTCCCACAGGCCGAGCGGGATCAGGCGCGGGGCGAAGTCCCACCCGTAGCTCATCCGGGTCTTGTAGGTGCGGACCCCGCTGGTGCGGCCGATCTGCCCGTACTCCGCGGGCGCCGGGTCGAGGATCACGACGATGCGGTTCTCGCGCTCGCCGTCGAGGATGCCGGTGACGTCGAACTCCGCCGGGACGAACATGTTCTCGCTTCGGCCGAGGTGCGCGCCGTTCAGGTAGACGTCGCCGGAGTAGTCTATCCCCTCGAACCGGAGGCCGACCCGCATGCCCTCGGGGATCGGGTTGATCGTGAACGCCTTCGTGCAGGCCCATTCGCGGGCGGCGACCCACTCGATCAGCCGGGAATTCAGGTCCTGGTAGGGGTCCGGGATCAGACCGGCGCGCAGGAGGTCGGCCTGCACGGCGCCGGGAACGGTGGCGTCCGTCCACCAGGACATGTCGTACCCGGGGGCGAAGGGCTGCTTGCCGCGCGCCTCCCCGGGGTTGAAGTGCTTGATCTTCCAGTCCGAGCCGTTCAGTGAGATTTCCATGGGGTTCTCCTCCGAGGGTTCTGTTCGCCGCCGGGGGGCGCGCTCCCCTCCTTATCACGGAGGGTCGGGGGAGGGGCCCTGGGAGGCCGGCCTTCTCCTGAATCAAGTTCAGGACCGCGCCGGAACGCGCACTCAGGAATGGCGGCGTCTGGACACCTGTCACCGTCAGCCCTGAGTGCTCGGAGCGGAGCGGAGAGTGTATCGAAGGGCGCGGAAAGGCACAACCCCCTCGGCCCGGAGGCCGGTCCCCCTTGTCAAGGGGGACAGCACGAGCCGTCTACTCCCCCGCGCCGTCCATCTCGCAGACGCGCCTGCGGTAGTGGAGGTAGTTCTCGAAGCTGACCTCGAGCGGAACGCCGTGATCGCACGTCGGATAGTACCCTCCGCGCTCGACCATCGGCGGCATGATGTGCGCCAGGTGCGCGTCAATCG includes:
- a CDS encoding endonuclease domain-containing protein — protein: MRHYDRDLVLRARQLRSGATSAENILWQKLRRKQINGRRFRRQQPIGPFVVDFYCPELTIAIELDGDSHGGKESQDKSRQEFLEAQGLAVLRFWNSDVWQNLDGVLQTIYSACGREPE
- a CDS encoding copper-translocating P-type ATPase; the protein is MEKIDLPVTGMTCAHCAARIEKGLQGLEGVESAVVSFATERATVTFDPGVVSVEQIIQLIRDTGYDVAAEQMTLPVEGMTCASCAAKIEQVLNKLDGVTSAAVNLATERVTIDYIPAVISPDEFKRMIEELGYTVPDEQIEAPDRERLTREAAYRTLLTKTVVCAIITVPIVIGSLTGMLPAWLLWVLATPVQFWGGRQFYNGAIAAARHRTTDMNTLIAVGSSAAYFYSVGVILFPGFFAHAKGIEAALYFDTSAVIITLILFGRLLELRARGRTSEAIRRLIGLQPKTARVVRDDQESDIPVEQVQVGDIIIVRPGEKIPVDGVVVDGRSAVDESMISGEPIPVTKQEGDEVIGATINKTGSFRFRATRVGKDTTLAQIIKLVEQAQGSKAPIQRLADVIASYFVPTVIGIAILTFIVWLAFGPQPAFNYALLSFVAVLIVACPCALGLATPTAIMVGTGKGAENGVLIKSGGALETAHRLNAIVLDKTGTLTEGKPVVTDIVPIDMDEAELLRLAASAERVSEHPLGEAIVRAAEERGIETVAPTEFDSVTGAGIRATVDGHEVLVGNQKLMSHSSHESYQSHGTDETYETYAAQGKTPVFVAIDGKPAGVIAIADTLKAHSSDAVRALRDMGLEVVMITGDHRQTAEAIAHQAGIERVMAEVLPQQKAEAVKSLQDEGKVTAMVGDGINDAPALAQADIGIAIGTGTDVAMETADVTLISGDLRAVVTAIALSRATMRTIRRNLFWAFFYNVILIPVAAGVLYPLFGVFLDPMWAAGAMALSSVSVVSNSLRLRRFRPSTL
- a CDS encoding N-acetylmuramoyl-L-alanine amidase is translated as MKTACFALMLLLTANAARAGALAGKSMTLSPGHGLVWNGKEYGTQRPITCGGELRAEDDRNVEHAAWLETYLRNDGMTVHTMRCTDKNYGDHPSGNPWWRMASVYWLEHKGYPCTVWGSLSDCQTSSGESEWNDDVRARPLASNQDKTDIYISVHTNASSGHCEGPNCPTGSVMYYDCGRSHAEWCDGSRRLGEMANSAMIDAIHHGIPMPEWKDRGVADSNGRFGEIRIPERPAVLLELGFHDSCDTDVLNLKDDFFRCAAMWGLYKGVCDYFGVAPTRDFYSSELVSHTIPNSMAPGETKSASITFRNMGVLWNEERGFKLGALGGSDPFADALYQDVIAEVGPNGTVTFTFDLTAPNEPGFYASGWRMIREGGPWFGDVAVSAVRVR
- a CDS encoding RNA polymerase sigma factor — encoded protein: MDDADAQVSMSIGATAVRDHADRETALEDAYDEYALSLYRYALSILGSADDAEDAVQEVFIRLARDRKLLRRARSVKAYLLTAARNSAYSILRARRCRDWLTEDLRWDSHPPASGVAESVVQSNALREALAELPVEQREVLVLKAYEGLTFREIAQVSGASVSTVTSRYQYGIARLRRALGEDQDG